The Humulus lupulus chromosome 3, drHumLupu1.1, whole genome shotgun sequence genome window below encodes:
- the LOC133825487 gene encoding protein CHROMATIN REMODELING 5-like, producing the protein MVRMLDILAEYMSHRGFQFQRLDGSTKAELRQQAMDHFNAPGSDDFCFLLSTRAGGLGINLATTDTVIIFDSDWNPQNDLQAMSRAHRIGQQEVVNIYRFVTRKSVEEDISKRAKKKMVLDHLVIQKLNAEGRLEKKEAKRGSYFDKIISG; encoded by the exons ATGGTAAGAATGTTGGATATACTAGCAGAATATATGTCACATAGAGGGTTTCAATTTCAAAGGCTAGATGGCAGCACTAAGGCTGAACTGCGTCAGCAAGCAATGGATCATTTTAATGCACCTGGTAGTGATGATTTCTGCTTCCTTCTTTCAACTCGGGCAGGTGGCCTAGGTATCAACCTTGCAACAACAGATACAGTTATCATATTTGATTCGGACTGGAACCCTCAAAATGACCTACAG GCAATGAGTAGAGCTCATAGAATCGGCCAACAAGAAGTTGTGAACATCTACAGATTTGTCACaagaaaaagtgttgaggaagaTATCTCGAAGCGAGCTAAGAAAAAGATG GTTCTTGACCACCTGGTGATCCAGAAATTGAATGCAGAAGGCAGATTGGAGAAGAAAGAAGCAAAGAGGGggagttattttgacaag ATTATCAGTGGGTGA
- the LOC133825486 gene encoding protein CHROMATIN REMODELING 5-like has protein sequence MSPLQKQYYKWILERNFHDLNKGVRGNQVSLLNIVVELKKCCNHPFLFESADHGYGGDSRTNDSSKLERIILSSGKLVILDKLLVRLHETKHRVLIFSYVCLRCYCA, from the exons ATGTCTCCACTTCAGAAACA GTACTATAAGTGGATATTGGAACGCAACTTCCATGACTTGAACAAAGGAGTTCGTGGGAATCAG gtTTCACTTTTAAATATTGTGGTTGAGTTGAAGAAGTGCTGCAATCACCCCTTCCTGTTTGAGAGTGCAGACCATGGTTATGGTGGCGACTCAAGAACCAATGATAGCAGTAAACTTGAGAGAATTATTTTGAGCAGTGGGaagttagttatactcgacaagcTACTTGTTAGGTTGCATGAGACAAAGCATCGTGTTTTAATTTTTTCCTATGTTTGTTTAAGATGCTATTGTGCTTGA